A DNA window from Sphingopyxis macrogoltabida contains the following coding sequences:
- a CDS encoding aldehyde dehydrogenase family protein — protein sequence MKLSHLIDGEWVASDASAASINPSNTEEVVAHYPLGGAAEVDAAVAAARRAFGGWAAASPEVRSDLLDRVGSTVMARAAELGELLAREEGKTRAEATGEVMRAARIFKYFAGEALRRHGRTLESTRPGLDVEVWREAVGVVGLITPWNFPIAIPAWKAAPALAFGNTVVLKPAQHTPAVAHALAAIIAECGAPAGVFNLVLGQGQVGAAVAAHPGIDAISFTGSQAVGGKVAQAAVARGARVQLEMGGKNPLVVLADANLDRAVAIALDGGFFQTGQRCTASSRVIVEDAVHDRFVAALAERASALRVGAALDPATEVGPASNQSQYEQNLRYIDIATADGGRLVTGGDALRLDTPGYYMRPALIADTAPDMRINREEVFGPLVSTVRVKDYDEALAVANQGDFGLSAGIVTTSLARARHFRRNVRAGMVMVNLPTAGVDYHVPFGGTRGSSYGPREQGFAAVDFYTQMKTVYVGD from the coding sequence GCGGCCAGCATCAACCCGTCGAATACCGAAGAGGTCGTGGCGCATTATCCGCTGGGCGGCGCCGCCGAGGTCGATGCCGCGGTCGCGGCGGCACGGCGCGCCTTTGGCGGCTGGGCGGCTGCGTCGCCCGAAGTGCGCTCCGACCTGCTCGACCGGGTCGGGTCGACGGTGATGGCACGCGCGGCCGAGCTTGGCGAACTCCTCGCGCGCGAGGAAGGCAAGACGCGCGCCGAAGCGACCGGCGAAGTGATGCGCGCCGCGCGCATCTTCAAATATTTCGCGGGCGAGGCGCTCCGCCGCCACGGGCGCACGCTCGAATCGACCCGGCCGGGGCTCGACGTCGAAGTGTGGCGCGAGGCGGTCGGTGTCGTCGGGCTGATCACGCCGTGGAATTTCCCGATCGCGATCCCCGCATGGAAGGCGGCGCCGGCGCTCGCCTTCGGCAATACGGTGGTGCTGAAACCGGCGCAGCACACGCCGGCGGTCGCGCATGCGCTCGCCGCGATCATCGCCGAGTGCGGCGCCCCGGCGGGCGTCTTCAACCTCGTCCTCGGCCAGGGGCAGGTCGGCGCGGCGGTCGCGGCGCATCCGGGTATCGACGCGATATCCTTCACCGGGTCGCAGGCGGTCGGCGGCAAGGTCGCGCAAGCGGCGGTCGCGCGCGGCGCGCGCGTTCAGCTCGAAATGGGCGGCAAGAACCCGCTCGTCGTGCTCGCCGACGCCAATCTCGACCGCGCCGTCGCCATCGCGCTCGACGGCGGCTTTTTCCAGACCGGCCAGCGCTGCACCGCGTCGAGCCGGGTGATCGTCGAGGATGCGGTCCACGACCGCTTCGTCGCGGCGCTCGCCGAACGGGCCTCGGCGCTCCGCGTCGGCGCCGCGCTCGATCCGGCGACCGAGGTCGGGCCGGCATCGAACCAGAGCCAGTATGAACAGAATCTGCGCTACATCGACATCGCCACCGCCGACGGCGGCCGGCTGGTCACCGGCGGCGATGCGCTGCGCCTCGATACCCCCGGCTATTATATGCGTCCGGCGCTGATCGCCGACACCGCGCCCGACATGCGGATCAACCGCGAAGAGGTATTCGGGCCGCTCGTCTCGACGGTTCGGGTCAAGGATTATGACGAGGCCCTCGCGGTCGCCAACCAGGGCGACTTCGGGCTGTCGGCGGGGATCGTCACCACCAGCCTGGCGCGGGCGCGGCATTTCCGCCGCAACGTCCGGGCGGGCATGGTGATGGTCAACCTGCCGACCGCCGGGGTCGATTATCATGTGCCGTTCGGCGGTACGCGGGGGTCGAGTTACGGTCCGCGCGAACAGGGTTTCGCAGCGGTCGACTTCTACACGCAGATGAAGACCGTCTATGTCGGCGATTGA
- a CDS encoding amidohydrolase family protein produces MKIAALLSGLLLGAAMIAPSAIAQDNGPEARPIYNRDQWLPKSVPTSDDVLRIPVPADYNAPKGSFVLVGGRLFDGTGKAARPATIVVQGKAITAVLGPDDKNWPADAVVYDVTGKTVMPGLIDLHSHLTFMEGADAASVYSSANMSGAESVMRGVKRMGVYLQAGVTSVRDVASHGDAPFVLKRLQAEGQLPGPRIMAAGQLITQTGGHGALHTFQPGYPEIHDQNPNSMVRVASGPDQWREAVRIQFAKGADLIKLASEYSQAEITAAVDEAHSLGLPVTVDSETQYIDMAIKAGVDSIEHPLPRSDAAVALMAKRGIASVPTLVAYRVIMRGSGGYFGSTSRRFELNEQVNENMVAKMRRAGVKMGIGLDVVALAGTDFLPGSYIDELESFTRIGFTKSEALVAATKTGAEIMKMGDRLGTIEPGKLADIIVVDGNPDEDFAALRKVKTAFVNGRLMLQDGRIYKPAHEEVPMPERK; encoded by the coding sequence ATGAAGATCGCTGCATTGCTTTCGGGGTTGCTGCTGGGTGCGGCCATGATCGCGCCGTCCGCAATCGCGCAGGACAATGGTCCGGAAGCGCGTCCGATCTACAATCGCGACCAGTGGCTGCCCAAATCGGTGCCGACGTCGGACGACGTGCTGCGCATTCCGGTTCCCGCCGACTATAATGCGCCGAAGGGATCGTTCGTGCTCGTCGGCGGCCGGCTGTTCGACGGCACCGGCAAGGCGGCGCGCCCGGCAACGATCGTCGTGCAGGGCAAGGCGATCACCGCCGTCCTCGGCCCCGACGACAAGAACTGGCCCGCGGATGCCGTCGTTTACGACGTCACCGGCAAGACGGTGATGCCGGGCCTTATCGATCTGCACAGTCATTTGACCTTCATGGAAGGCGCCGACGCGGCGAGCGTCTATTCGTCGGCGAACATGAGCGGCGCCGAATCGGTGATGCGCGGCGTCAAGCGCATGGGCGTCTATCTGCAGGCGGGGGTGACGAGCGTGCGCGACGTCGCTTCGCACGGCGACGCGCCTTTCGTGCTCAAGCGGCTGCAGGCGGAAGGCCAGCTTCCCGGCCCGCGGATCATGGCGGCGGGGCAGCTGATCACCCAGACCGGCGGGCATGGCGCGCTGCATACCTTTCAGCCCGGCTATCCCGAAATTCACGACCAGAACCCCAATTCGATGGTCCGCGTCGCGTCGGGCCCCGACCAGTGGCGCGAAGCGGTGCGCATCCAGTTCGCCAAGGGCGCTGACCTGATCAAGCTGGCCAGCGAATATTCGCAGGCGGAAATCACCGCCGCGGTCGACGAGGCCCATTCGCTCGGCCTGCCGGTCACGGTCGACAGCGAAACACAGTACATCGACATGGCGATCAAGGCCGGCGTCGACTCGATCGAGCATCCGCTGCCGCGCAGCGACGCCGCGGTCGCGCTGATGGCGAAACGCGGCATCGCTTCGGTGCCGACGCTGGTCGCTTATCGCGTCATCATGCGCGGCAGCGGCGGCTATTTCGGTTCGACCTCGCGCCGCTTCGAACTCAACGAGCAGGTCAACGAGAATATGGTCGCCAAGATGCGCCGCGCCGGGGTCAAGATGGGGATCGGGCTCGACGTCGTGGCGCTGGCCGGGACGGACTTCCTGCCCGGTTCCTATATCGACGAACTCGAATCGTTCACGCGTATCGGCTTCACCAAGAGCGAAGCGCTGGTCGCGGCGACCAAGACGGGGGCCGAGATCATGAAGATGGGCGACCGGCTCGGCACGATCGAGCCCGGCAAGCTGGCCGACATCATCGTCGTCGACGGCAATCCCGACGAGGATTTCGCGGCGCTGCGCAAGGTCAAAACCGCTTTCGTCAACGGCCGCCTGATGCTGCAGGATGGCCGCATCTACAAGCCCGCGCACGAAGAAGTGCCGATGCCGGAGCGGAAATGA
- a CDS encoding TetR/AcrR family transcriptional regulator has product MRRPTRAEIDAEILDCAAGVFGRHGFARASIQQIADALKYSKAGLLHHYPSKKALFDAVVDRYEKMTRERIAKLGDFAPGIDRDRALVENVVDSTFEFPGMSTFAQQLAREGELLESEGGERDPRFTELGLEVVASLGVDLADPDLDRLARAFTALAGANFSARLAVTMGLQREWRATIIAAAMAALGHGSHDAAP; this is encoded by the coding sequence ATGCGAAGACCGACCCGCGCCGAAATCGACGCCGAAATCCTGGATTGTGCCGCGGGCGTGTTCGGCCGCCACGGCTTCGCGCGCGCGTCGATCCAGCAGATCGCCGACGCGCTGAAATATTCCAAAGCCGGGCTGCTCCACCATTACCCCAGCAAGAAGGCGCTGTTCGATGCGGTCGTCGACCGTTACGAAAAGATGACGCGCGAGCGGATCGCCAAACTCGGCGATTTCGCGCCCGGCATCGACCGCGACCGCGCCCTCGTCGAGAATGTCGTCGACAGCACCTTCGAATTTCCCGGCATGTCGACCTTTGCCCAGCAACTGGCGCGCGAAGGCGAGCTGCTGGAAAGCGAAGGAGGGGAGCGCGATCCCCGCTTTACCGAGCTGGGGCTCGAAGTCGTGGCATCGCTGGGCGTCGATCTGGCCGATCCCGATCTCGACCGGCTGGCGCGCGCCTTCACCGCCCTGGCGGGTGCCAATTTCTCGGCGCGGCTTGCGGTGACGATGGGGCTGCAACGCGAATGGCGCGCGACGATCATCGCCGCCGCCATGGCCGCGCTGGGCCACGGCAGCCACGACGCCGCGCCCTGA
- a CDS encoding ABC transporter ATP-binding protein — MLNLQGVEHVYPNGTRALDGVTISIGKGMFGLLGPNGAGKSSLMRTIATLQTPTAGAIRFGDIDVLAEPSRLRATLGYLPQDFGVYPRVSAYDLLDHMASLKGVVNAADRKATVETLLNQTNLWNVRTKAVAGFSGGMRQRFGIAQALIGNPELIIVDEPTAGLDPEERNRFYNLLVEIGENVVVILSTHIVEDVADLCPRMAVLAGGRIQVEGAPLDLIERSRGTIWAKTIERDRLAEVQATYEVISTRLLSGSTIVHVLSDKDPGNGFVPVEGALEDVYLSTLNRSRRAAAAKAA; from the coding sequence TTGCTGAATCTACAGGGTGTTGAGCATGTATATCCGAACGGCACGCGCGCCCTCGACGGCGTGACGATCTCGATCGGCAAGGGGATGTTCGGGCTGTTGGGGCCGAACGGTGCGGGCAAATCGTCGCTGATGCGGACGATCGCGACCCTGCAGACCCCGACCGCCGGCGCGATCCGCTTCGGCGACATCGACGTGCTCGCCGAGCCGAGTCGGCTGCGCGCGACGCTCGGCTACCTGCCGCAGGATTTCGGCGTCTATCCGCGCGTCTCGGCCTATGACCTGCTCGATCATATGGCGTCGCTGAAGGGCGTCGTGAACGCCGCCGATCGCAAGGCGACGGTCGAAACATTGCTCAACCAGACCAATTTGTGGAATGTCCGGACCAAGGCGGTCGCGGGCTTTTCGGGCGGCATGCGCCAGCGCTTCGGCATCGCGCAGGCGCTGATCGGCAACCCCGAACTGATCATCGTCGACGAACCGACCGCCGGCCTCGATCCCGAGGAGCGCAACCGTTTCTATAACCTGCTTGTCGAGATCGGCGAGAATGTCGTCGTCATCCTGTCGACGCATATCGTCGAGGACGTCGCCGACCTGTGCCCGCGCATGGCGGTGCTCGCCGGCGGCCGCATCCAGGTCGAGGGTGCGCCGCTCGACCTGATCGAACGCAGCCGCGGCACGATCTGGGCCAAGACGATCGAACGCGACCGGCTCGCGGAAGTGCAGGCGACGTATGAGGTGATCTCGACGCGCCTGCTGTCGGGCAGCACCATCGTCCATGTCCTGTCGGACAAGGATCCGGGCAACGGCTTCGTGCCGGTCGAGGGCGCCCTCGAGGATGTCTATCTCTCGACGCTCAACCGCTCGCGCCGCGCCGCCGCCGCCAAAGCCGCTTAA
- a CDS encoding ABC transporter permease/M1 family aminopeptidase yields MFATIARFELRYQFRNPVFWVATIMFFLLTLGWTSVESIRPVGGNIHTNAPTGIAQVLLTMSMFFMFVTTAFVGNVVVRDDETGFGSIIRSTKVGKLPYLFGRFTGAFLGAAVAFLAVPLALWLGTYMPWVNPDLIGPNRLQDYAFAYFVIALPNVLITSAIFFAVASWTRSVTYSYLAVIVSMFAYFALTAMMRKMPDVSLAAYFEPFGSVAYGLGVRYLTPIQQNTQALELTGMLASHRLLWIAISVAIVGFVVWRFSFAARGASKASAKRDAAHQQKLAAIKPMLVDRLPENTPERGAWHQLATRTRLEMKLVFKSPAFWVLALIGSINLMLTLMLAGRMYDVPIWPRTYAIIDTVRGGSTLITLLMAIYFSGEVVWRERERRISEIVDATPLPNWVFLVSKLAGVVGVLIALSVVAVLLQAVAYQFVRGVTDVELGQWLMWFVIPSALYVIHLSVLAIVAQAVSPNKFVGWGLMLLYLISTIVFAGLGLDHPLINYGDAPMPLSEMNGNDYVGATAWWLSGYWTAFAAVLVVIGHLMWRRGTAVTLGGQWRTLPLRLRGAPLVYLSVALAVTVGIGALLFYNMNIVNTRFDEDEMEAHTAQYEKDYAKYLDQPEPVLKDVKLNVDLRPTKRWVQFDGEYRFANETDKPIELLHVRMGVPDSMAHVEAMNVPGAKLIKEDVNNLHKIYRFDRPLQPGASGTLTFRTVMAQHGLKSLPSNKQYWEIDVQPAKNGAYLTNLGFAPALGMSRGNFLQGSNLRKKYGLPPETPTPSLNDKRAVMRSYAGVDRINTDVTVATDADQTLIVTGEEVSNKVVGNRRIARFVSPIPTLNFITIQSGRYAVKSIDVDGVKLSVYYHPKHPMNVDRMLGVVKDALQYYQKNWGPYQYKYFRVIERPDYQGTANSAPGTVGYSERFGFTGDFRNPKDVDYLAFVTAHEFGHQYWFHQVMPGDVEGAEILTETPSQFGGIMVMKHRYGHDGMRRFLQFEQNDYLAGRRAEKAEERPLALVKKQGYIHYYKGSVVMYLLQDRFGEERVNAALKSVIDRYRFKPAPFARSVDYVNAMMSMARTPAERELINDLFYRITLYDLRAKSATVRKLPNGQYETTITVYGGKVYADGKGNEKAAPFAEPLDIGVFSANPADLAFGSGNVLSMKRVPIRSGEQKVRFVTKQKPAFAGVDSYLTYIDRNVNDNVVAVANAGS; encoded by the coding sequence ATGTTTGCCACGATCGCGCGCTTCGAACTGCGCTACCAGTTTCGCAACCCGGTCTTCTGGGTCGCGACCATCATGTTCTTCCTGCTGACGCTCGGTTGGACCTCGGTCGAGTCGATTCGCCCCGTCGGCGGCAACATCCATACCAACGCGCCAACCGGCATCGCGCAGGTCCTCTTGACCATGTCGATGTTCTTCATGTTCGTCACGACCGCGTTCGTCGGCAATGTGGTGGTGCGCGACGACGAGACCGGTTTCGGCAGCATCATCCGGTCGACCAAGGTCGGCAAGCTGCCCTATCTGTTCGGGCGCTTCACCGGCGCCTTCCTTGGCGCCGCGGTCGCATTCCTCGCGGTGCCACTGGCGCTGTGGCTCGGCACCTATATGCCGTGGGTCAATCCCGACCTGATCGGGCCGAACCGCCTTCAGGATTATGCGTTCGCCTATTTCGTCATCGCGCTGCCCAATGTCCTCATCACCTCGGCGATCTTCTTTGCGGTTGCGAGCTGGACGCGTTCGGTCACCTACAGTTACCTAGCGGTCATCGTCTCGATGTTCGCCTATTTTGCGCTCACCGCGATGATGCGCAAAATGCCCGACGTGTCGCTCGCCGCCTATTTCGAGCCGTTCGGCTCGGTCGCCTATGGTCTCGGCGTGCGGTACCTGACGCCGATCCAGCAAAATACGCAGGCGCTGGAACTGACCGGCATGCTGGCCAGCCATCGCCTGCTGTGGATCGCGATCTCGGTCGCGATCGTCGGCTTTGTCGTCTGGCGCTTCAGCTTCGCCGCGCGCGGGGCGTCGAAGGCCAGCGCGAAGCGCGACGCGGCGCATCAGCAGAAGCTCGCCGCGATCAAGCCGATGCTGGTCGATCGCCTGCCCGAGAACACACCCGAACGCGGCGCCTGGCATCAGCTCGCCACGCGCACGCGGCTCGAGATGAAGCTGGTGTTCAAGAGCCCCGCCTTCTGGGTGCTCGCGCTGATCGGGTCGATCAACCTGATGCTGACGCTGATGCTCGCCGGACGCATGTACGACGTGCCGATCTGGCCGCGGACCTATGCGATCATCGACACGGTGCGCGGCGGCTCGACGCTGATCACGCTCCTCATGGCGATCTATTTCTCGGGCGAAGTGGTGTGGCGCGAACGCGAACGCCGGATCAGCGAGATCGTCGATGCAACGCCGCTGCCCAACTGGGTCTTCCTCGTTTCCAAGCTGGCCGGTGTGGTCGGCGTGTTGATCGCGCTCAGCGTGGTTGCGGTGCTGCTGCAGGCGGTCGCCTATCAGTTCGTCCGCGGCGTCACCGACGTCGAACTCGGCCAGTGGCTGATGTGGTTCGTCATTCCGAGCGCGCTCTATGTCATCCACCTGTCGGTGCTGGCGATCGTCGCGCAGGCGGTCAGCCCGAACAAGTTCGTCGGCTGGGGGCTCATGCTCCTCTACCTCATCTCGACGATCGTCTTCGCCGGGCTGGGCCTCGATCATCCGCTGATCAACTATGGCGATGCGCCGATGCCGTTGTCGGAAATGAACGGCAACGACTATGTGGGCGCTACCGCCTGGTGGCTGAGCGGCTACTGGACGGCGTTTGCCGCGGTCCTCGTCGTGATCGGCCATCTGATGTGGCGCCGCGGCACCGCGGTCACGCTCGGCGGTCAGTGGCGGACGCTGCCGCTGCGCCTGCGCGGTGCCCCGCTCGTCTATCTGTCGGTGGCGCTTGCCGTTACCGTCGGCATCGGCGCGCTGCTCTTCTACAACATGAACATCGTCAACACGCGCTTCGACGAAGACGAGATGGAAGCGCATACGGCGCAGTATGAGAAGGATTACGCCAAATATCTCGACCAGCCCGAGCCCGTCCTGAAGGACGTCAAGCTCAACGTTGACCTGCGGCCGACGAAGCGCTGGGTCCAGTTCGACGGTGAGTATCGCTTTGCCAACGAAACCGACAAGCCAATCGAATTGCTGCATGTCCGCATGGGCGTGCCGGATTCGATGGCGCACGTCGAGGCGATGAACGTCCCGGGTGCGAAGCTGATCAAGGAAGATGTGAACAATCTCCACAAGATCTACCGTTTCGACCGGCCGTTGCAGCCGGGCGCGAGCGGCACGCTGACCTTCCGTACCGTGATGGCGCAGCACGGGCTCAAGTCGTTGCCCAGCAACAAGCAATATTGGGAAATCGACGTCCAGCCGGCGAAGAACGGCGCCTATCTCACCAACCTCGGCTTCGCGCCGGCGCTGGGGATGAGCCGCGGCAATTTCCTGCAGGGCAGCAACCTGCGCAAGAAATACGGGCTGCCGCCCGAAACGCCGACGCCGTCGCTAAACGACAAGCGCGCCGTCATGCGCAGCTATGCCGGGGTCGACCGGATCAATACCGACGTGACGGTCGCGACCGATGCCGACCAGACGCTGATCGTGACGGGTGAGGAAGTGTCGAACAAGGTGGTAGGAAACCGCCGCATCGCGCGCTTCGTCTCGCCGATCCCGACGCTCAACTTCATCACGATCCAGTCGGGCCGCTATGCGGTCAAGTCGATCGACGTCGATGGCGTGAAGCTCAGCGTTTATTATCATCCGAAGCATCCGATGAACGTCGACCGCATGCTCGGCGTGGTGAAGGATGCGCTGCAATATTATCAGAAGAACTGGGGTCCCTATCAGTATAAATATTTCCGGGTCATCGAACGTCCGGATTATCAGGGTACCGCCAACTCGGCACCGGGGACGGTCGGCTATTCGGAGCGCTTCGGCTTCACCGGAGACTTCCGCAATCCGAAGGATGTCGATTATCTCGCCTTCGTCACCGCGCATGAGTTCGGCCATCAATACTGGTTCCACCAGGTGATGCCGGGCGACGTCGAGGGGGCTGAAATCCTCACCGAGACGCCGTCGCAATTCGGCGGGATCATGGTGATGAAGCATCGCTATGGTCACGACGGGATGCGCCGCTTCCTGCAGTTCGAGCAGAACGACTATCTCGCCGGCCGCCGTGCGGAAAAGGCCGAGGAGCGCCCGCTCGCGCTGGTCAAGAAGCAGGGATATATCCACTATTACAAGGGTTCGGTGGTCATGTACCTGCTGCAGGACCGGTTCGGCGAGGAGCGGGTGAATGCGGCGCTGAAGTCGGTGATCGATCGCTATCGCTTCAAGCCTGCGCCCTTTGCCCGGTCGGTCGACTATGTGAACGCGATGATGAGCATGGCGCGCACGCCGGCCGAGCGCGAGCTGATCAACGATCTGTTCTATCGCATCACCCTCTATGACCTCAGGGCCAAGAGCGCGACCGTTCGCAAGCTGCCGAACGGCCAGTATGAAACGACTATCACCGTCTATGGCGGCAAGGTCTATGCCGATGGCAAGGGCAACGAGAAGGCGGCGCCGTTTGCCGAACCGCTCGATATCGGGGTGTTCAGCGCGAACCCGGCCGACCTTGCCTTCGGAAGCGGGAATGTCCTGTCGATGAAGCGCGTGCCGATCCGTTCGGGCGAGCAGAAGGTCCGGTTCGTCACCAAGCAGAAGCCAGCTTTTGCCGGAGTAGATTCCTACCTGACCTACATCGATCGCAACGTGAACGACAATGTCGTCGCCGTGGCGAACGCCGGGAGCTGA
- a CDS encoding alpha/beta hydrolase, which produces MWIATPLAFLLAALPASGAAGQDRPADAGRPPAEVSIANTRQIELKSKINGGRYTIDIALPFADRPAKGYAVVYAFDGYISFASVAEAVRAASEATPVVVVSIGYPQDESWTDSVLKTKRPLPPTYDGVPDWRVAPSYRRLYDLSLPVAPGADLDALNAMGLPALGDGDTGGLDDLLQIIEREVKPLVRDIVPVDADKEVLFGHSLGGMAVVHAAFVEPDAFDIFIASSPSIWWNNRQVLRDEAAFAAAVRAGKAAPRILITVGSKEAGPDPSSPAWSPEAQAAWDSVGMVRNAHELAERLRALPGRPGYEVEYARFDKVGHRLAIWAALARGIDFAFGLE; this is translated from the coding sequence GTGTGGATCGCCACCCCGCTGGCCTTCCTCCTCGCAGCCTTGCCGGCAAGCGGCGCTGCGGGACAGGACCGGCCGGCCGACGCCGGCCGCCCTCCGGCCGAGGTGTCGATCGCCAATACGCGGCAGATCGAGCTCAAATCGAAGATCAACGGCGGGCGCTATACGATCGACATCGCACTGCCTTTCGCGGACCGGCCCGCGAAGGGTTATGCGGTGGTCTATGCCTTCGACGGCTATATCTCCTTCGCGAGCGTCGCCGAGGCGGTGCGCGCGGCTTCCGAGGCGACGCCGGTCGTCGTCGTCAGCATCGGCTATCCGCAGGACGAGAGCTGGACCGACAGCGTCCTCAAGACCAAGCGTCCGCTGCCGCCGACCTATGACGGCGTGCCCGACTGGCGCGTCGCGCCAAGTTACCGGCGCCTCTACGACCTGTCGCTGCCCGTTGCGCCGGGCGCCGATCTCGATGCGCTGAACGCGATGGGGCTGCCGGCGCTAGGCGATGGCGATACCGGCGGGCTCGACGACCTGCTGCAGATCATCGAACGGGAAGTGAAGCCGCTCGTGCGCGATATCGTGCCGGTCGATGCGGACAAGGAGGTGCTGTTCGGGCATTCGCTTGGCGGGATGGCGGTTGTCCATGCCGCCTTCGTCGAACCCGACGCATTCGACATATTCATCGCGTCGAGCCCGTCGATCTGGTGGAACAACCGGCAGGTGCTGCGGGACGAGGCGGCATTTGCCGCCGCGGTGCGCGCGGGCAAGGCGGCGCCGCGCATCCTGATCACCGTCGGCAGCAAGGAAGCCGGTCCCGACCCGTCTTCGCCGGCATGGTCGCCCGAGGCGCAGGCGGCGTGGGACAGCGTCGGCATGGTCCGCAACGCGCACGAACTCGCCGAGCGGCTGCGCGCACTGCCCGGGCGGCCGGGATATGAGGTCGAATATGCGCGCTTCGACAAGGTCGGCCACCGGCTGGCGATCTGGGCGGCGCTTGCGCGCGGCATCGATTTCGCATTCGGACTCGAATGA